The Actinocatenispora sera genome has a window encoding:
- a CDS encoding MerR family transcriptional regulator — translation MSEHDQPGTGTAALSIGALSRRTGLPVKTIRYYSDLGLLPVAGRTSAGYRRYDEAAAARLALIRTLRELGLGLAPIRRVLDRQAALADVAAAHADALEQQIRILRLHRSVLRALAVREPDLTEVERMNDIARASAAERHRISEEFLDHVFAGLRVDPQFEQLMRRARPDLPDDPTPEQLDAWIELADLLADNDFRARVRQMAEQHSADEQMVAGRRDSRSSAEVAERVAALAGAALDAGVDPASAAAAPVVAELVGVFAAHDERTDTPEYRAWIRASIGGGTDARAERYWQLLAVINGWPAVPTRVPAWEWFAAALAVHTG, via the coding sequence ACGACCAGCCGGGCACCGGTACGGCGGCGCTGTCCATCGGGGCGTTGTCGCGGCGCACCGGGCTGCCGGTCAAGACCATCCGGTACTACTCCGACCTCGGCCTGCTGCCGGTCGCCGGGCGCACCAGCGCCGGGTACCGCCGGTACGACGAGGCGGCGGCGGCCCGGCTGGCGCTGATCCGCACCCTGCGCGAACTGGGGTTGGGCCTCGCGCCGATCCGCCGGGTACTGGACCGGCAGGCCGCGCTCGCCGACGTCGCCGCGGCGCACGCGGACGCGCTGGAGCAGCAGATCCGGATCCTCCGGCTGCACCGCTCGGTGCTGCGCGCGCTCGCGGTCCGCGAACCCGACCTCACGGAGGTGGAACGAATGAACGACATCGCCCGCGCGTCGGCCGCCGAGCGGCACCGGATCTCCGAGGAGTTCCTGGACCACGTGTTCGCCGGGCTGCGCGTCGACCCGCAGTTCGAGCAGCTGATGCGCCGGGCTCGACCCGACCTGCCGGACGATCCGACGCCGGAGCAGCTCGACGCCTGGATCGAACTGGCGGATCTGTTGGCCGACAACGACTTCCGGGCGCGGGTCAGGCAGATGGCCGAGCAGCACTCGGCCGACGAGCAGATGGTGGCCGGCCGGCGGGACTCCCGGTCCTCGGCCGAGGTGGCCGAACGGGTCGCCGCGCTGGCCGGGGCGGCGCTCGATGCCGGTGTCGACCCGGCGTCGGCCGCGGCGGCGCCGGTGGTGGCCGAGCTGGTCGGCGTGTTCGCCGCGCACGACGAGCGCACCGACACGCCCGAGTACCGGGCGTGGATCCGCGCCTCGATCGGGGGCGGCACCGACGCCCGCGCCGAGCGGTACTGGCAGTTGCTCGCGGTCATCAACGGCTGGCCGGCGGTGCCGACCCGGGTCCCGGCCTGGGAGTGGTTCGCCGCCGCCCTCGCCGTCCACACCGGATGA